One genomic segment of Danio aesculapii chromosome 15, fDanAes4.1, whole genome shotgun sequence includes these proteins:
- the a2ml2 gene encoding alpha-2-macroglobulin isoform X1 produces the protein MALIVSCCLKGFFLVFILFICVNGNTTRPIFMVTFPAVIESGSDAKLCASLLKPNESLVMNIYLVHGNQSTLLLQEKAEQEFHRCFNFQAPLAKAESVQKMTVELQGESFKMTEERKVMFKSYHPLTVIQTDKPFYIPGQTVNFRVVTMDKSFRPLDQQYSAVVLEDSQGNRIGQWTNVSSTRWILLCSYELNPDAHKGTYKLKAFIGERMVSHDFDVNKYVLPKFGVSVISPNPVSIDDEFMVIEVCGKYTYRQPVLGKSSVKVCRKTPDRHSPLCVTESTELNKAGCANHTLALSVFFDQTHHQLLNDFHIEATITEEETDITMTRSNTIYLTYEIGKVTFIDLPKTYEYGSVIEGKVKLARFRGTAVPGEHIYILENYSWPPKVLLNLTTDSNGLANFSLNTLSLDKSDIYLMASVYPGYRSHFQNSPYFNTDEKTVQLPRPATPYNPSLSELIIENIKQPIKCGTEITVTVKYYFVRETVEKFNTDIVYMVLSRGVIVHHGYEKVEVKSSSNGVASGTMSFKLSVGADVAPEVQILTYCVLPSENIAILSENFHVEKCFKNKVSLQFSPARAVPGEKNTLLLSAQPGSLCGLSAVDQSVLILESGKRLDADKIFNLLPVKYGSGYLSSLLDEKECFYMMAVPIENIFKSSKRIGLKMATNLAVRSGTSTCEMYKNLMFWDFGIAENSNTPWTLFEEKVRSVFPETWLWQLIEISDSGSAEVPVTVPDTITSWETEAFCLSSTGLGLAPPAQLTVFQPFFLELSLPYSIIRGEIFELKATVFNYLSKCIMVKVSPAPSSDYTLKASSDDQYSSCLCANGRKTFKWIFTPSVLGVVNITVSAEASQTVCDNEIVSVPERGRIDIVTRSLLVQAEGIEKTETNSWLLCPKGDSLSEEVDLTLPKDVIKGSAKSSVSVIGDIVGRALQKLHRTLWMIYRSGNQNMAVLSPSIYILQYLENTKQLTSAIRKKASSFLKSGYQRQMNYRHRNGAHSTFGNGKGNAWLTAFVLKSFGKAQKYIYIDPQIVQSAKKWLIQTQDPEGCFIQHGRLFNNRLKGGVNDKVTMTAYITASLLELETPVTHLFVFQDPVITKGLSCLSSVIEDVKNTYTTALLAYTFSLARDTNTRQQLFNKLEDLAISEGPLVHWSQSASADDSDSLDVEISSYVLLAVLTADSLTTADLGFANRIVSWLVKQQNAYGGFSSTQDTVVALQALSLYATKVFSSDGSSTVTVQSAGDSHSFDVNQDNKLLYQEKQLANVPGKYSIEVKGSACVSVQIAQFYNIPTPTEAKTLSIDVKIAGDCKKTFGNKLLLKFTVNYDGPHETTNMVIVDIKLLSGFTADDTTMLGSSSGLYVPPVEQVDYKDDHVIVHLKEVHKHFPANYQIQMKQVLRVINLKPAVIKVYDYYQTSDQAETEYYFHC, from the exons ATGGCTCTGATTGTTAGCTGTTGTTTAAAAGGTTTTTTCCTGGTCTTTATCCTCTTCATCTGTGTCAATGGAAATACAACAAGACC AATCTTCATGGTGACTTTTCCTGCCGTGATTGAGTCAGGATCTGATGCGAAATTGTGTGCAAGTCTTCTGAAGCCCAATGAAAGCCTCGTCATGAACATTTATCTGGTTCATGGTAACCAGAGCACATTACTGCTGCAGGAGAAAGCTGAGCAAGAGTTTCACCGCTGCTTTAACTTTCAG GCTCCTCTAGCAAAAGCAGAATCAGTGCAGAAAATGACGGTTGAACTTCAGGGAGAGTCCTTCAAGATGACTGAGGAGAGAAAAGTCATGTTCAAATCTTACCATCCTCTGACCGTTATCCAGACAGATAAACCTTTCTATATTCCTGGACAGACTG TAAACTTCAGGGTTGTTACAATGGATAAAAGCTTTAGACCTCTTGATCAGCAG TATAGTGCAGTTGTGCTTGAG GACAGTCAAGGTAACAGGATTGGTCAATGGACAAATGTTTCCTCAACAAGGTGGATTTTGCTGTGTTCTTATGAATTAAACCCAGATGCCCATAAAGGAACGTACAAACTGAAAGCTTTTATTGGGGAAAGGATGGTCTCACATGATTTTGATGTAAATAAATATG TTTTGCCTAAGTTTGGAGTTTCTGTGATTTCACCAAATCCTGTGAGCATAGATGATGAGTTCATGGTCATTGAGGTTTGCGGAAA atacACTTACAGACAGCCTGTACTTGGTAAATCATCTGTGAAAGTGTGCCGTAAAACTCCTGATAGACACAGTCCACTGTGTGTAACTGAAAGCACTGAG CTTAATAAAGCAGGCTGTGCCAACCATACCTTAGCTTTGTCTGTCTTTTTTGACCAAACACATCATCAACTGCTAAATGATTTTCATATTGAAGCTACAATAACAGAAGAAGAAACTG ATATCACCATGACACGATCTAACACAATATATCTCACGTATGAAATTGGCAAAGTCACATTTATTGACCTGCCCAAAACATATGAATATGGATCAGTCATAGAGGGAAAA gtcaAACTGGCAAGATTCAGGGGAACAGCAGTTCCAGGCGAacacatttatatattagaaaattACAGCTGGCCACCTAAAGTGCTCCTGAATCTTACTACAGACAGCAATGGACTGGCAAACTTCTCTCTTAATACATTAAGTCTTGATAAAAGTGATATTTATCTGATG GCAAGTGTGTATCCAGGCTATCGCTCTCATTTTCAAAATTCACCCTACTTCAATACAGATGAAAAAACTGTGCAGCTTCCCAGACCTGCCACTCCATACAACCCAAGCTTAAGTGAGCtgattatagaaaatattaagcaGCCAATAAAGTGTGGCACTGAGATTACAGTGACTGTCAAGTATTATTTTGTTAGGGAGACCGTTGAAAAATTCAATACTGACATTGTCTATATG GTCTTGTCCAGAGGAGTGATCGTTCATCATGGATATGAGAAGGTTGAAGTGAAGTCTTCTTCTAATGGAGTAGCAAGTGGCACAATGTCCTTCAAACTGTCTGTTGGTGCAGATGTGGCTCCTGAAGTGCAGATTCTGACATACTGTGTCCTTCCAAGTGAAAACATTGCTATTCTGAGTGAAAACTTTCATgttgaaaagtgttttaaaaataag GTTTCTCTGCAGTTTTCTCCTGCTAGAGCAGTTCCTGGTGAGAAAAACACTCTTCTGCTCTCAGCTCAGCCTGGTTCACTGTGTGGCCTCAGTGCTGTAGATCAGAGCGTCCTGATCCTGGAGTCAGGAAAACGTCTGGATGCTGACAAG ATCTTCAACCTGCTGCCTGTAAAGTATGGATCAGGGTATCTTTCCAGTCTTCTAGATGAGAAGGAGTGTTTTTATATGATGGCTGTCCCAATAGAAAACATCTTTAAATCCTCAAAG AGAATAGGATTGAAGATGGCAACAAATTTGGCTGTGAGATCTGGAACTTCGACTTGTGAAATGTACAAGAACTTAA TGTTTTGGGATTTTGGCATTGCTGAAAATTCAAATACTCCTTGGACTTTATTTGAAGAAAAGGTTCGATCTGTCTTCCCAGAAACTTGGCTTTGGCAACTTATTGAAATAAG TGACTCTGGATCAGCTGAGGTTCCTGTCACAGTTCCTGACACCATCACCTCTTGGGAGACGGAGGCCTTCTGTCTGTCCTCCACAGGTCTGGGTTTGGCTCCTCCTGCTCAGCTGACAGTTTTCCAGCCCTTCTTCCTGGAGCTCTCTCTGCCTTACTCCATCATCCGTGGAGAGATCTTTGAGCTCAAGGCCACTGTCTTCAACTATCTGTCCAAGTGCAtcatg GTTAAAGTGAGTCCAGCTCCTTCCTCAGACTACACTCTCAAAGCCTCCTCCGATGATCAGTATTCATCCTGTCTCTGTGCTAATGGAAGAAAAACCTTTAAATGGATCTTCACTCCTTCTGTTCTTG GAGTGGTGAATATTACAGTCAGTGCAGAGGCGTCCCAGACTGTGTGTGATAATGAGATTGTGAGTGTGCCAGAGAGAGGACGCATTGACATCGTCACACGAAGTCTGCTTGTGCAG GCTGAAGGAATCGAAAAGACAGAGACCAACAGCTGGTTACTGTGTCCAAAGG GAGACAGTCTCTCAGAGGAAGTAGATCTGACTCTTCCTAAAGACGTGATAAAGGGATCAGCCAAATCCTCTGTTTCAGTCATtg GAGACATTGTGGGTCGCGCACTGCAAAAACTTCACAGAACATTATGGATGATTTACAGATCTGGTAACCAAAACATGGCTGTTCTTTCTCCCAGTATTTACATTCTGCAGTATCTGGAGAACACAAAGCAGCTCACATCAGCCATCCGAAAGAAAGCCAGCAGCTTCCTTAAGAGCG GATACCAGAGACAAATGAATTACAGGCATAGAAATGGCGCACACAGCACATTTGGCAATGGAAAGGGGAATGCATG GTTGACTGCTTTTGTCTTGAAGTCTTTTGGCAAagcacagaaatatatatatattgatccaCAAATTGTACAGAGTGCAAAGAAGTGGTTAATACAAACACAGGATCCAGAAGGCTGTTTTATCCAGCATGGAAGACTGTTCAACAACAGATTGAAG GGTGGAGTGAATGATAAGGTGACCATGACGGCCTACATTACTGCATCACTGCTTGAACTGGAAACTCCAGTCACA CATCTGTTTGTGTTTCAGGATCCTGTCATCACTAAAGGTTTGTCATGCTTGAGCTCCGTCATTGAGGACGTCAAAAACACTTACACCACTGCTCTGCTGGCCTACACTTTCAGTCTGGCTAGAGACACCAACACTCGACAGCAGCTTTTCAACAAACTGGAGGATCTTGCTATTTCAGAGG GTCCTCTTGTCCACTGGTCTCAGTCTGCATCTGCTGATGACTCTGATTCTCTGGATGTGGAGATTAGCTCATATGTGCTGTTAGCTGTTCTCACTGCAGATTCACTCACCACAGCTGATCTGGGCTTTGCTAACAGGATTGTCAGCTGGCTTGTGAAGCAGCAGAATGCCTATGGAGGATTCTCCTCCACACAG GACACAGTGGTGGCTCTTCAGGCTCTGTCTTTGTACGCCACCAAAGTGTTCAGCTCTGACGGCTCCAGCACAGTGACTGTACAGTCAGCAGGAGACTCTCACAGCTTTGATGTCAATCAGGACAACAAGTTACTGTACCAGGAGAAGCAGCTGGCCAATGTGCCAGGAAAATACAGCATTGAAGTCAAGGGCTCAGCCTGTGTGTCTGTGCAG ATAGCTCAGTTTTACAACATTCCCACTCCCACTGAAGCTAAAACATTGAGCATTGATGTTAAGATTGCGGGAGACTGCAAGAAAACCTTTGGaaataaacttttgttaaaaTTCACTGTGAA ttatGATGGTCCTCATGAAACAACCAACATGGTGATTGTGGATATTAAACTCTTATCTGGATTCACAGCTGATGATACAACAATG CTTGGCAGTTCTTCAGGATTGTATGTACCACCTGTGGAGCAGGTCGATTATAAAGATGATCATGTCATTGTGCATCTGAAGGAG GTCCATAAACATTTTCCTGCGAATTACCAGATACAAATGAAACAGGTTCTACGTGTGATAAATCTCAAGCCAGCTGTGATTAAAGTGTATGATTACTACCAAACAA GTGATCAGGCAGAAACTGAATACTACTTCCACTGTTAA
- the a2ml2 gene encoding alpha-2-macroglobulin-P isoform X3, whose translation MALIVSCCLKGFFLVFILFICVNGNTTRPIFMVTFPAVIESGSDAKLCASLLKPNESLVMNIYLVHGNQSTLLLQEKAEQEFHRCFNFQAPLAKAESVQKMTVELQGESFKMTEERKVMFKSYHPLTVIQTDKPFYIPGQTVNFRVVTMDKSFRPLDQQYSAVVLEDSQGNRIGQWTNVSSTRWILLCSYELNPDAHKGTYKLKAFIGERMVSHDFDVNKYVLPKFGVSVISPNPVSIDDEFMVIEVCGKYTYRQPVLGKSSVKVCRKTPDRHSPLCVTESTELNKAGCANHTLALSVFFDQTHHQLLNDFHIEATITEEETDITMTRSNTIYLTYEIGKVTFIDLPKTYEYGSVIEGKVKLARFRGTAVPGEHIYILENYSWPPKVLLNLTTDSNGLANFSLNTLSLDKSDIYLMASVYPGYRSHFQNSPYFNTDEKTVQLPRPATPYNPSLSELIIENIKQPIKCGTEITVTVKYYFVRETVEKFNTDIVYMVLSRGVIVHHGYEKVEVKSSSNGVASGTMSFKLSVGADVAPEVQILTYCVLPSENIAILSENFHVEKCFKNKVSLQFSPARAVPGEKNTLLLSAQPGSLCGLSAVDQSVLILESGKRLDADKIFNLLPVKYGSGYLSSLLDEKECFYMMAVPIENIFKSSKRIGLKMATNLAVRSGTSTCEMYKNLMFWDFGIAENSNTPWTLFEEKVRSVFPETWLWQLIEISDSGSAEVPVTVPDTITSWETEAFCLSSTGLGLAPPAQLTVFQPFFLELSLPYSIIRGEIFELKATVFNYLSKCIMVKVSPAPSSDYTLKASSDDQYSSCLCANGRKTFKWIFTPSVLGVVNITVSAEASQTVCDNEIVSVPERGRIDIVTRSLLVQAEGIEKTETNSWLLCPKGDSLSEEVDLTLPKDVIKGSAKSSVSVIGDIVGRALQKLHRTLWMIYRSGNQNMAVLSPSIYILQYLENTKQLTSAIRKKASSFLKSGYQRQMNYRHRNGAHSTFGNGKGNAWLTAFVLKSFGKAQKYIYIDPQIVQSAKKWLIQTQDPEGCFIQHGRLFNNRLKGGVNDKVTMTAYITASLLELETPVTHLFVFQDPVITKGLSCLSSVIEDVKNTYTTALLAYTFSLARDTNTRQQLFNKLEDLAISEGPLVHWSQSASADDSDSLDVEISSYVLLAVLTADSLTTADLGFANRIVSWLVKQQNAYGGFSSTQDTVVALQALSLYATKVFSSDGSSTVTVQSAGDSHSFDVNQDNKLLYQEKQLANVPGKYSIEVKGSACVSVQL comes from the exons ATGGCTCTGATTGTTAGCTGTTGTTTAAAAGGTTTTTTCCTGGTCTTTATCCTCTTCATCTGTGTCAATGGAAATACAACAAGACC AATCTTCATGGTGACTTTTCCTGCCGTGATTGAGTCAGGATCTGATGCGAAATTGTGTGCAAGTCTTCTGAAGCCCAATGAAAGCCTCGTCATGAACATTTATCTGGTTCATGGTAACCAGAGCACATTACTGCTGCAGGAGAAAGCTGAGCAAGAGTTTCACCGCTGCTTTAACTTTCAG GCTCCTCTAGCAAAAGCAGAATCAGTGCAGAAAATGACGGTTGAACTTCAGGGAGAGTCCTTCAAGATGACTGAGGAGAGAAAAGTCATGTTCAAATCTTACCATCCTCTGACCGTTATCCAGACAGATAAACCTTTCTATATTCCTGGACAGACTG TAAACTTCAGGGTTGTTACAATGGATAAAAGCTTTAGACCTCTTGATCAGCAG TATAGTGCAGTTGTGCTTGAG GACAGTCAAGGTAACAGGATTGGTCAATGGACAAATGTTTCCTCAACAAGGTGGATTTTGCTGTGTTCTTATGAATTAAACCCAGATGCCCATAAAGGAACGTACAAACTGAAAGCTTTTATTGGGGAAAGGATGGTCTCACATGATTTTGATGTAAATAAATATG TTTTGCCTAAGTTTGGAGTTTCTGTGATTTCACCAAATCCTGTGAGCATAGATGATGAGTTCATGGTCATTGAGGTTTGCGGAAA atacACTTACAGACAGCCTGTACTTGGTAAATCATCTGTGAAAGTGTGCCGTAAAACTCCTGATAGACACAGTCCACTGTGTGTAACTGAAAGCACTGAG CTTAATAAAGCAGGCTGTGCCAACCATACCTTAGCTTTGTCTGTCTTTTTTGACCAAACACATCATCAACTGCTAAATGATTTTCATATTGAAGCTACAATAACAGAAGAAGAAACTG ATATCACCATGACACGATCTAACACAATATATCTCACGTATGAAATTGGCAAAGTCACATTTATTGACCTGCCCAAAACATATGAATATGGATCAGTCATAGAGGGAAAA gtcaAACTGGCAAGATTCAGGGGAACAGCAGTTCCAGGCGAacacatttatatattagaaaattACAGCTGGCCACCTAAAGTGCTCCTGAATCTTACTACAGACAGCAATGGACTGGCAAACTTCTCTCTTAATACATTAAGTCTTGATAAAAGTGATATTTATCTGATG GCAAGTGTGTATCCAGGCTATCGCTCTCATTTTCAAAATTCACCCTACTTCAATACAGATGAAAAAACTGTGCAGCTTCCCAGACCTGCCACTCCATACAACCCAAGCTTAAGTGAGCtgattatagaaaatattaagcaGCCAATAAAGTGTGGCACTGAGATTACAGTGACTGTCAAGTATTATTTTGTTAGGGAGACCGTTGAAAAATTCAATACTGACATTGTCTATATG GTCTTGTCCAGAGGAGTGATCGTTCATCATGGATATGAGAAGGTTGAAGTGAAGTCTTCTTCTAATGGAGTAGCAAGTGGCACAATGTCCTTCAAACTGTCTGTTGGTGCAGATGTGGCTCCTGAAGTGCAGATTCTGACATACTGTGTCCTTCCAAGTGAAAACATTGCTATTCTGAGTGAAAACTTTCATgttgaaaagtgttttaaaaataag GTTTCTCTGCAGTTTTCTCCTGCTAGAGCAGTTCCTGGTGAGAAAAACACTCTTCTGCTCTCAGCTCAGCCTGGTTCACTGTGTGGCCTCAGTGCTGTAGATCAGAGCGTCCTGATCCTGGAGTCAGGAAAACGTCTGGATGCTGACAAG ATCTTCAACCTGCTGCCTGTAAAGTATGGATCAGGGTATCTTTCCAGTCTTCTAGATGAGAAGGAGTGTTTTTATATGATGGCTGTCCCAATAGAAAACATCTTTAAATCCTCAAAG AGAATAGGATTGAAGATGGCAACAAATTTGGCTGTGAGATCTGGAACTTCGACTTGTGAAATGTACAAGAACTTAA TGTTTTGGGATTTTGGCATTGCTGAAAATTCAAATACTCCTTGGACTTTATTTGAAGAAAAGGTTCGATCTGTCTTCCCAGAAACTTGGCTTTGGCAACTTATTGAAATAAG TGACTCTGGATCAGCTGAGGTTCCTGTCACAGTTCCTGACACCATCACCTCTTGGGAGACGGAGGCCTTCTGTCTGTCCTCCACAGGTCTGGGTTTGGCTCCTCCTGCTCAGCTGACAGTTTTCCAGCCCTTCTTCCTGGAGCTCTCTCTGCCTTACTCCATCATCCGTGGAGAGATCTTTGAGCTCAAGGCCACTGTCTTCAACTATCTGTCCAAGTGCAtcatg GTTAAAGTGAGTCCAGCTCCTTCCTCAGACTACACTCTCAAAGCCTCCTCCGATGATCAGTATTCATCCTGTCTCTGTGCTAATGGAAGAAAAACCTTTAAATGGATCTTCACTCCTTCTGTTCTTG GAGTGGTGAATATTACAGTCAGTGCAGAGGCGTCCCAGACTGTGTGTGATAATGAGATTGTGAGTGTGCCAGAGAGAGGACGCATTGACATCGTCACACGAAGTCTGCTTGTGCAG GCTGAAGGAATCGAAAAGACAGAGACCAACAGCTGGTTACTGTGTCCAAAGG GAGACAGTCTCTCAGAGGAAGTAGATCTGACTCTTCCTAAAGACGTGATAAAGGGATCAGCCAAATCCTCTGTTTCAGTCATtg GAGACATTGTGGGTCGCGCACTGCAAAAACTTCACAGAACATTATGGATGATTTACAGATCTGGTAACCAAAACATGGCTGTTCTTTCTCCCAGTATTTACATTCTGCAGTATCTGGAGAACACAAAGCAGCTCACATCAGCCATCCGAAAGAAAGCCAGCAGCTTCCTTAAGAGCG GATACCAGAGACAAATGAATTACAGGCATAGAAATGGCGCACACAGCACATTTGGCAATGGAAAGGGGAATGCATG GTTGACTGCTTTTGTCTTGAAGTCTTTTGGCAAagcacagaaatatatatatattgatccaCAAATTGTACAGAGTGCAAAGAAGTGGTTAATACAAACACAGGATCCAGAAGGCTGTTTTATCCAGCATGGAAGACTGTTCAACAACAGATTGAAG GGTGGAGTGAATGATAAGGTGACCATGACGGCCTACATTACTGCATCACTGCTTGAACTGGAAACTCCAGTCACA CATCTGTTTGTGTTTCAGGATCCTGTCATCACTAAAGGTTTGTCATGCTTGAGCTCCGTCATTGAGGACGTCAAAAACACTTACACCACTGCTCTGCTGGCCTACACTTTCAGTCTGGCTAGAGACACCAACACTCGACAGCAGCTTTTCAACAAACTGGAGGATCTTGCTATTTCAGAGG GTCCTCTTGTCCACTGGTCTCAGTCTGCATCTGCTGATGACTCTGATTCTCTGGATGTGGAGATTAGCTCATATGTGCTGTTAGCTGTTCTCACTGCAGATTCACTCACCACAGCTGATCTGGGCTTTGCTAACAGGATTGTCAGCTGGCTTGTGAAGCAGCAGAATGCCTATGGAGGATTCTCCTCCACACAG GACACAGTGGTGGCTCTTCAGGCTCTGTCTTTGTACGCCACCAAAGTGTTCAGCTCTGACGGCTCCAGCACAGTGACTGTACAGTCAGCAGGAGACTCTCACAGCTTTGATGTCAATCAGGACAACAAGTTACTGTACCAGGAGAAGCAGCTGGCCAATGTGCCAGGAAAATACAGCATTGAAGTCAAGGGCTCAGCCTGTGTGTCTGTGCAG ttatGA